In the Pleuronectes platessa chromosome 8, fPlePla1.1, whole genome shotgun sequence genome, one interval contains:
- the ndufc1 gene encoding NADH dehydrogenase [ubiquinone] 1 subunit C1, mitochondrial, translated as MVFNRFLLRAALDSRVGCRSMFTSSKPDTVNPNWLRVGLAIGSSVFLWGLLFRQHSTDVHEYKVRNGLE; from the exons ATGGTTTTCAACCGGTTTTTACTTAGAGCTGCTCTCGACAGCAGAG TTGGATGCAGGTCCATGTTCACGAGCAGCAAGCCGGACACTGTCAACCCCAACTGGCTGCGAGTTGGACTTGCCATTGGAAGTTCGGTTTTCCTTTGGGGCCTG CTCTTCAGGCAGCACAGCACAGACGTGCATGAGTACAAAGTTAGAAATGGACTGGAATAA
- the LOC128445778 gene encoding uncharacterized protein LOC128445778, with amino-acid sequence MEDFGEYVTTQVRNMTAPKEWKSREEVWSKILIGWRNKGWILPGNIAPTRKVIGSMRAALLLAVDEAESAEKAAKCTLFTNHHVKTKMAKLELEIGSQALDVCLRVVFGMPKFGEGTDGLGVNVKTPSGDKEQLQETANALAVPTPAAVPSLYPQMPPPYGVNAGVIPLSPQKRETKRAPTELPPSAYTMAPVRVVEGGVLHGVMQLTGGQLTVKDDSLSEATQILTGAVETVQGEIRLLREEMAAMTAAGTTEGDQDGHEGHRSRRETPSCSASGSVKMHRSPSPDGAKGGPASAHAFEGRIRERRSSLGDHTPWGKGDTWTRSKQHPSMTRTLLPSERWDLSGPLKKGAPVLHHSDDEWEKETQDWDKHQYRSGHSEEEGEKGEEKEGVHVINGILHGSATPMRTRGHHERMREAQKREEARQEERPAYSLPLRQAPGQSPGMCDFHPWGFADMTGLIEGLPPLTSGATPWIEAFETLTMGNNLAAGDLRPVLARCTDPHRAAKLLQEGGITASVPNHASFNPYQNPLWTALRRKYPTPLNKGALKACKWDGKVSPAEFAKDTAGLEEGLPWTPRLLRPYPIHVENSYRSRTSTISTGQVGILRGIGRHGGS; translated from the coding sequence atggaggattTTGGGGAATATGTGACCACACAAGTGAGAAATATGACCGCTCCTAAGGAGTGGAAGAGTAGGGAGGAAGTGTGGAGCAAGATTTTGATCGGGTGGCGGAATAAAGGGTGGATATTGCCAGGGAACATAGCCCCAACCCGGAAGGTGATTGGAAGTATGAGAGCCGCACTGCTCTTAGCAGTGGACGAGGCGGAATCAGCAGAGAAAGCAGCTAAATGCACTCTGTTCACCAACCACcatgttaaaactaaaatggctAAATTGGAATTGGAGATAGGCTCACAGGCTCTGGATGTTTGCTTGCGGGTTGTGTTCGGTATGCCGAAATTCGGAGAAGGGACTGATGGCTTGGGAGTGAATGTCAAAACTCCCAGTGGGGACAAGGAGCAACTGCAGGAAACAGCCAACGCCCTTGCAGTGCCAACCCCGGCCGCTGTGCCATCCCTATATCCCCAAATGCCCCCTCCTTACGGTGTCAACGCAGGTGTAATACCTCTGTCTCCCcagaagagggagacaaagagggcTCCAACTGAACTTCCACCAAGTGCCTACACGATGGCGCCAGTGCGCGTAGTAGAGGGAGGAGTGCTTCATGGAGTCATGCAGTTGACAGGAGGACAACTTACGGTGAAAGATGATTCACTTTCGGAGGCAACACAGATCCTTACAGGAGCAGTAGAAACAGTCCAAGGTGAAATCAGACTGCTGAGAGaggaaatggctgcaatgaCTGCTGCGGGGACAACTGAAGGAGACCAAGATGGGCACGAGggtcacagaagcagaagagagaCACCATCGTGCTCCGCCAGTGGATCGGTGAAAATGCATCGCTCACCGTCACCAGATGGGGCTAAAGGAGGGCCGGCCTCTGCCCACGCATTTGAAGGGAGGAtcagagagaggaggtccagcCTTGGAGACCACACTCCATGGGGAAAGGGGGACACCTGGACAAGGTCAAAACAACATCCCTCCATGACACGCACCCTGCTGCCCTCAGAACGATGGGACCTGTCTGGCCCACTTAAAAAGGGGGCGCCGGTTCTCCATCACTCAGATGACGAGtgggagaaagaaacacaagattGGGACAAGCACCAGTATAGGTCGGGCCACTCAGAAGAGGAAGGCGAAAagggggaggaaaaagagggagtcCACGTAATTAACGGCATCTTACATGGCAGTGCCACACCTATGAGGACGAGAGGGCATCATGAAAGGATGAGGGAGGCCCAGAAGAGGGAAGAagcaagacaggaggagaggcctGCATACTCGCTCCCCTTGAGACAGGCACCTGGACAGTCACCCGGCATGTGTGATTTCCACCCATGGGGATTTGCTGATATGACTGGCCTAATTGAAGGATTGCCCCCTCTCACGTCAGGAGCCACTCCCTGGATTGAGGCGTTTGAAACCCTCACCATGGGGAACAACCTGGCCGCTGGGGACCTCCGCCCGGTGCTAGCTCGCTGCACAGATCCACATCGTGCGGCCAAGCTGCTACAGGAAGGAGGAATCACTGCATCGGTCCCCAACCATGCATCCTTCAACCCCTACCAGAACCCCCTGTGGACCGCCCTGAGGCGCAAGTACCCAACCCCACTAAACAAAGGTGCTCTGAAGGCCTGTAAGTGGGATGGGAAGGTGTCTCCTGCAGAGTTCGCCAAAGACACAGCAGGCCTGGAGGAAGGCCTACCTTGGACCCCACGACTCCTCAGACCTTACCCTATCCATGTGGAGAACAGCTACCGTTCAAGGACTTCCACAATCAGTACAGGCCAAGTTGGAATATTGCGTGGGATTGGAAGACATGGTGGGAGCTGA
- the mgarpa gene encoding uncharacterized protein mgarpa isoform X4, whose amino-acid sequence MFSCRAAWQRCGPLARRAAYRLPRDVVQRRPMSSLPGGSGENILYAALCGGAFVASVSYTYMTMTGDKDRYNSNVAEIKARPKTEWEPKPWPPKSADDEEESLLI is encoded by the exons ATGTTTTCCTGCAGAGCGGCCTGGCAGAGGTGCGGACCCTTAGCCCGCCGAGCAGCTTACAGGCTGCCGCGGGATG TTGTGCAGCGACGGCCTATGTCGTCACTCCCTGGCGGCTCTGGGGAGAACATACTATACGCTGCACTGTGCGGTGGAGCCTTTGTCGCTTCTGTGTCATAT ACATACATGACCATGACCGGCGACAAGGATAGGTACAACAGTAATGTTGCAGAAATCAAAGCCAGGCCCAAGACAGAGTGGGAACCTAAACCATGGCCACCAAAGA GTGCGGATGATGAAGAGG AGTCTCTACTGATTTGA
- the mgarpa gene encoding uncharacterized protein mgarpa isoform X5 has translation MFSCRAAWQRCGPLARRAAYRLPRDVVQRRPMSSLPGGSGENILYAALCGGAFVASVSYTYMTMTGDKDRYNSNVAEIKARPKTEWEPKPWPPKSADDEEV, from the exons ATGTTTTCCTGCAGAGCGGCCTGGCAGAGGTGCGGACCCTTAGCCCGCCGAGCAGCTTACAGGCTGCCGCGGGATG TTGTGCAGCGACGGCCTATGTCGTCACTCCCTGGCGGCTCTGGGGAGAACATACTATACGCTGCACTGTGCGGTGGAGCCTTTGTCGCTTCTGTGTCATAT ACATACATGACCATGACCGGCGACAAGGATAGGTACAACAGTAATGTTGCAGAAATCAAAGCCAGGCCCAAGACAGAGTGGGAACCTAAACCATGGCCACCAAAGA GTGCGGATGATGAAGAGG TGTAA